In the Carassius auratus strain Wakin unplaced genomic scaffold, ASM336829v1 scaf_tig00216545, whole genome shotgun sequence genome, one interval contains:
- the LOC113098362 gene encoding bromodomain and WD repeat-containing protein 3-like isoform X1, with amino-acid sequence MADTAARNGDISPLESELYYLISRYLSTGPCRKAAEALVCELEENQLLPRRLDWEGNEHPRSYEDLVAANRHIAPDHLLQICKQIGPVLDREVPSGVPGVHSLLGAGKHSLLRTAKDCGSSRRKASTFAALHRGRPPERPFSCGDASIVEVCRGRELTGAQRFSSINPVSNYQHMKMHRRILGHLSAVYCIAFDRTGSRIFTGSDDALVKIWSSFDGRLHSTLRGHCAEISDLAVNFENTLIAAGSCDKTIRVWCLRTCAPVAVLQGHSGSITSLQFSPFVKGSKRYMVSTGTDATVCFWQWDVNNNGFSDRPHKFTEKPRPGVQTVCSSFSPGGMFLATGSTDDVIRIYYLGFGGPEKLAELDSHTDKVDSIQFCHSGERFVSGSRDGTARIWQLHQRHQWKSILLNMSATLPGSAPLTEDENFFKPKVTMVSWDRHDNTVITAVNNHLLKVWNSFTGQLLHILKGHEAEVFVLEPHPYDPRIMLSAGHDGNVFIWDLIRGTKTMHYFNMIEGQGHGAVFDCKFTSDGHRFAMTDSHGHLVIFGFGSSKPYEKLPDQVFFHTDYRPLIRDSNGFVLDEQTQQAPHLMPPPFLVDVDGNPHPPRFQRLVPGRENIADEHLVPQLGYVATSDGEVVEQVISQQSAEGEEVRHSALDFAIRQLQQHQERPVPAPARVPEPGTPRRVSLNERMEVQSPPNVGLRRSGQVEGVRQMHQNAPRSQMATERDLQAWRRRVVVPELTTSGYRAQESFRLSKGEEEVTLYNTKRRRVTHASFRDESDDEELGLKRAQSRRRQKNQERRDGLAQEYLEVSCEEGEETASSEGSEAEGSDVDSSVEDEEEWRSDSSSHSSSDYSDWMADAGISLRPPASPSSRRRTSRRISSSEEEDEEDEDIADEEQTIDEEEQMSSPRKHKKAKSKTPKPPKPRPPINREISIEFRPSAWITDVIPRKSPFVPQMGDEVIYFRQGHEAYVEAVCRTNLYPINLDRQPWKKMELRDQEFVKITGIKYEVSPPTLCCLKLTQIDPGTGKITDRSFSIKYHDMPDVIDFLVLRQSYDEARNRAWRSNDRFRSVIDDAWWFGTVVCQEPYQSEYPDSLFQCFKVKWDNGETEKLSPWDVEAIPENAEQPESESAGVPVSDEEMLDILYKSQEGEWGKKGRDQESARIITGIEQLVTVDIAAPFSGPVDLIQYPTYCAVIAYPTDLNTIKLRLKHNFYRRLSALIWDVKHIEQNAKTFNEPRSKIAESAKIITNVLLKFISKPHCTDIMEIYNAVENMEYSEDEDMDDIDAPGTSAVQRLRQPSQELVLDRDAWKEHCKRLLDYMFECEDSEPFRNPVDQREYPDYCNIIDTPMDLGTARQTLEEDRYENPIDLCKDTRLIFANAKAYTPNKRSKIYSMTLRLSAFFEESISKIISDYKSAVKSSLKLRRSQRFRKKLQHQESAPSRQGSTRQKRATIKTQENTEQSTAKSTSVKVSGPERRRVTEAKEIFRRSGSSSSGSDRDSKQSPSQSEEDEEPSSSSRVFRRETRATRRAAQKNGAKGRHEGHAKINGHSRSHERQRPRPGTDSDQELSQGSDASESESSSSVSRRPRTRRTAMAAVSKMKLMDILEDDEGSDEEGPGGSTRPATRASKRSAVIQSTSDSEEEEEVSNESDVSASEEEKSDASADSDASSQSKVENRAAGRRPCRRSAEKKGAFETSPIINGHSTKRQRVESEDNTDDGESPNETVNGESDEDLIVRRKSTRKTAKAAVSKIKKLNDTDAEEENCPRDRRQKNWPSKQESEKSSDEDVEEPRTQKHPYQNGMKMDAKELKRNKALSESQEHTQQVTPKKTSVTDALTSTTQDSEEPSDVSEKSVAHRKRIKSEDKENQSEGEERRSLRNRKCVSSARKKKLDVRSDASSSESEEKVDRRRRKKEDTSSDEWQKSDASEEDNKAHLRRKPCLTVASKGISLRVLPKKSYILEDSDEEFSPKMEIQSKNGKSKERANTRARKPSGGNSKRKRGGSSESEDTDNKSSRTSDGNECRTPQRKHVKLYKPSKGSTDSESDSETRCKTVNGREQWSQEKLPKATRQRRKQSESEEGSNDGASGDDGSHSESEESGESASDTSSGSQNSPKRRLRNHDRGTARSRKLQRGVSDEDSDVSYGKPRRATRIQTRNRGKRTVNYQDSE; translated from the exons ATGGCCGATACTGCAGCCAGAAATGGGGATATTTCACCCCTTGAATCGG AGTTATATTACCTGATCTCGCGCTATTTGAGCACGGGGCCGTGTCGGAAAGCGGCCGAG GCTCTTGTGTGTGAGCTGGAGGAGAACCAG cTCCTTCCACGTCGGTTGGATTGGGAAGGAAATGAACACCCTCGATCTTATGAAGATTTG GTTGCTGCTAACAGACACATTGCACCAGATCACCTGTTGCAGATATGCAAGCAGATCGGTCCGGTTCTGGACCGCGAGGTCCCGTCTGGTGTGCCAGGAGTCCACTCTCTACTCGGGGCCGGGAAACACTCTCTACTGCGAACGGCGAAAG ACTGTGGCAGTAGCAGAAGGAAAGCCTCCACGTTCGCGGCCCTTCATAGAGGGAGACCACCAGAGAGGCCTTTCAGCTGCGGTGATGCCAGTATTG TGGAGGTGTGCCGAGGCAGAGAGCTCACTGGAGCTCAGCGCTTCAGCTCCATCAACCCCGTCAGCAATTATCAGCACATGAAGATGCACAGGAGGATCCTGGGGCATCTGTCTGCCGTGTACTGTATCGCCTTTGATCGAACAGGATCCAGGATTTTTACG GGTTCTGACGATGCCTTGGTGAAGATCTGGTCCTCTTTTGACGGGAGGCTTCACTCCACTCTCAGAGGACATTGTGCTGAGATATCAGACCTTGCCGTTAACTTTGAGAATACCCTTATAGCGGCCGGGAGCTGCGACAAGACCATTAGAGTCTGGTGCCTTCGTACTTGTGCCCCAGTGGCGGTTCTGCAGGGCCACAGCGGATCTATTACCTCTTTACAG TTCTCTCCATTTGTTAAGGGCTCCAAAAGGTACATGGTGTCCACAGGAACTGATGCAACAGTGTGTTTCTGGCAGTGGGATGTGAATAATAATGGTTTCAG TGATCGTCCACACAAATTCACAGAGAAGCCAAGGCCTGGCGTTCAGACTGTCTGCTCTTCCTTCAGCCCTG GTGGGATGTTCCTTGCAACAGGAAGCACAGATGATGTCATCAGGATATACTACCTGGGTTTTGGCGGTCCAGAAAAACTAGCTGAGCTTGACTCTCACACA GACAAGGTGGACAGCATCCAGTTCTGTCATTCAGGAGAGAG ATTTGTGAGTGGCAGTCGAGATGGCACTGCTCGTATATGGCAGCTGCATCAGAGACATCAGTGGAAGAGTATTTTATTGAACATGTCTGCCACTCTTCCAGG GTCTGCACCTTTAACAGAGGATGAAAACTTCTTCAAACCCAAAGTCACTATGGTGTCCTGGGATCGCCACGACAACACGGTCATCACCGCGGTCAACAATCATCTGCTGAAAGTGTGGAACTCCTTTACTGGACAGTTACTGCACATCCTTAAA GGTCATGAGGCCGAGGTGTTTGTTTTGGAGCCGCATCCCTATGACCCTCGCATCATGCTGTCTGCAGGCCATGATGGGAACGTCTTCATCTGGGACCTCATCAGAGGCACCAAAACCATGCATTACTTTAATATG ATCGAAGGTCAAGGACATGGTGCGGTGTTTGACTGTAAGTTCACCAGTGATGGGCATCGCTTTGCAATGACAGACTCTCATGGACATCTGGTTATTTTTGGCTTTGGTAGCTCTAAGCCTTATGAGAAG CTTCCAGACCAGGTGTTTTTCCACACTGACTATCGGCCGCTGATCCGGGACTCAAATGGGTTTGTTCTGGATGAGCAGACCCAGCAGGCCCCACACCTGATGCCTCCTCCCTTCCTGGTGGATGTGGATGGTAACCCTCACCCCCCCAGATTCCAAAGACTGGTCCCAGGAAGAGAAAACATTGCAGATGAGCATCTAGTCCCTCAACTGGGCTATGTGGCTACAA GTGACGGTGAGGTTGTGGAGCAGGTGATCAGTCAGCAGTCTGCAGAGGGCGAGGAGGTTCGTCACAGCGCTTTGGATTTTGCCATCCGCCAACTCCAGCAGCACCAGGAAAGACCGGTCCCTGCTCCTGCCCGTGTGCCAGAGCCCGGGACGCCCCGCAGAG TGTCGCTGAACGAGCGCATGGAGGTTCAGTCTCCACCTAATGTGGGTTTGCGGCGCAGTGGACAGGTAGAAGGAGTCCGGCAGATGCACCAGAATGCTCCACGCAGTCAGATGGCCACAGAGAGGGACCTTCAGGCCTGGAGACGCAGGGTGGTGGTGCCTGAGCTTACAACAAGTGGATACAG GGCGCAGGAGTCTTTCAGGTTATCTAAGGGTGAGGAGGAGGTCACCCTTTACAACACCAAGAGAAGAAGAGTGACCCACGCCAGCTTCAGG GACGAGTCTGATGACGAAGAGCTGGGCCTCAAACGTGCACAGTCACGCAGACGGCAGAAGAACCAGGAGCGCAGAGACGGTCTCGCCCAAGAGTACCTCGAGGTCTCATGTGAGGAGGGCGAGGAAACAGCGTCCTCTGAG ggcagTGAAGCTGAGGGCAGTGATGTTGATTCGTCTGTTGAGGATGAAGAGGAATGGAGGAGTGATAGCTCAAG CCACTCGTCCAGTGATTACTCTGACTGGATGGCAGATGCCGGGATAAGTTTGAGACCCCCTGCCTCTCCGTCTTCTCGACGACGCACAAGCCGCAGGATCAGCAGctctgaggaagaggatgaggaggacgAAGACATAGCGGATGAGGAGCAGACCATAGATGAAGAAGAGCAGATGTCTTCTCCCCGAAAGCACAAAAAGGCCAAGAGCAAAACACCAaag CCACCAAAACCCCGACCGCCCATTAATCGCGAGATCTCGATTGAGTTTCGTCCCTCGGCATGGATTACTGACGTCATTCCCCGGAAGTCCCCCTTCGTCCCTCAAATGGGAGACGAG GTCATCTATTTTCGTCAGGGTCATGAGGCATATGTGGAAGCAGTTTGTAGGACTAACCTGTATCCCATTAACCTGGACAGACAGCCGTGGAAGAAGATGGAGTTAAGA GACCAAGAGTTTGTTAAAATAACAGGGATCAAGTATGAAGTGTCTCCTCCAACCCTGTGCTGTCTGAAACTGACCCAGATTGACCCTGGAACAGGCAAGATCACAGACCGATCCTTTTCAATAAA gtatcATGATATGCCGGATGTAATCGATTTTCTCGTGCTGCGTCAAAGCTACGACGAGGCACGGAACAGAGCGTGGAGATCGA ATGATCGGTTTCGCTCCGTGATCGATGACGCCTGGTGGTTTGGGACCGTAGTTTGTCAGGAACCATATCAGTCCGAATATCCCGACAGCCTTTTTCAGTGCTTCAAAGTCAA GTGGGACAATGGTGAGACCGAAAAGCTGAGTCCGTGGGATGTGGAGGCTATTCCTGAAAACG ctgagCAGCCGGAGTCGGAGAGCGCAGGAGTGCCAGTGAGCGACGAGGAGATGCTGGATATCCTGTATAAATCTCAGGAGGGTGAATGGGGGAAAAAGGGTCGAGACCAAGAGAGTGCACGTATCATTACAGGCATAGAACAGCTTGTGACTGTGG ATATCGCGGCACCTTTCTCTGGTCCGGTCGACCTCATTCAGTATCCTACATATTGTGCTGTCATTGCATATCCCACCGACCTCAACACCATCAAACTGCGGCTCAAGCACAACTTCTACAG GAGATTGTCTGCACTTATCTGGGATGTAAAACACATTGAACAAAATGCCAAGACTTTCAACGAGCCGCGCAGCAAGATTGCAGAGTCTgcaaaaatcataacaaatgtccTTCTGAAGTTCATAAG TAAACCTCACTGTACTGATATTATGGAGATCTACAATGCGGTTGAAAACATGGAGTACTCTGAGGATGAG GACATGGATGACATTGACGCACCTGGGACCTCCGCGGTACAAAGACTTCGCCAG CCGTCCCAGGAGCTTGTGCTGGACAGGGACGCGTGGAAGGAGCACTGCAAACGTTTGCTGGACTACATGTTTGAGTGTGAGGATTCAGAGCCTTTCCGCAATCCCGTGGATCAGAGAGAATACCCA GATTACTGTAATATTATCGACACCCCTATGGACCTTGGCACGGCGCGGCAGACTCTTGAAGAAGACCGCTATGAAAACCCCATAGATCTCTGCAAGGACACCAGGCTTATTTTTGCCAACGCTAAAGCCTACACGCCAAACAAACGGTCAAAG ATTTACAGCATGACTTTGCGACTGTCAGCGTTTTTCGAGGAGAGCATAAGCAAAATAATTTCTGACTATAAGAGCGCTGTCAAAAGTAGCTTGAAGCTGCGACGCAGTCAGAGATTCAGGAAGAAGCTGCAGCATCAGGAGTCGGCTCCTTCAAGACAAGGATCCACACG TCAAAAGAGGGCTACTATTAAAACTCAGGAAAACACAGAACAGTCTACAGCCAAATCTACCTCAGTCAAAGTGTCTGGACCAGAGCGCCGCAGGGTCACTGAAGCCAAGGAGATCTTCAGACGGAGCGGCTCATCTTCATCCG GGTCTGATCGTGACAGCAAGCAATCTCCGAGTCAGTCGGAGGAGGACGAGGAACCTTCATCCTCGTCTCGTGTCTTCAGACGAGAGACTAGAGCCACAAGAAGAGCTGCACAGAAGAATGGAGCAAAAGGGAGACATG AAGGCCATGCCAAGATAAATGGGCACAGCAGGTCACACGAGCGCCAGAGACCCCGGCCCGGCACCGATTCAGACCAAGAGCTATCACAAGGCTCTGACGCCTCAGAAAGTGAGTCCTCGTCCTCTGTCAGTCGCCGGCCGAGGACCCGCAGGACCGCCATGGCAGCAGTCAGTAAGATGAAACTCATGGACATCCTGGAAGACGACGAAGGCTCTGATGAGGAGGGTCCCGGCGGCAGCACCCGACCTGCGACCCGTGCGAGCAAACGCTCTGCTGTCATTCAGAGCACTTCTGAttcagaagaagaggaagaag TGTCAAATGAAAGTGATGTTTCAGCCAGTGAAGAAGAGAAAAGTGATGCCAGCGCTGACAGTGATGCATCTTCTCAAAGCAAAGTGGAGAATAGAGCTGCTGGGCGCAGACCATGTCGACGATCAGCAGAGAAAAAGGGTGCGTTTG AAACGTCTCCTATTATTAATGGACACAGCACCAAACGACAACGAGTGGAAAGTGAGGACAACACCGATGATGGGGAGAGTCCGAATGAAACCGTGAATGGGGAGTCGGACGAGGATCTCATTGTCAGGCGGAAGTCCACCAGGAAGACCGCAAAAGCTGctgtcagtaaaataaaaaaattgaacgACACTGATGCTGAAGAAGAAAATTGCCCCAGAGACCGACGGCAGAAAAACTGGCCAAGCAAGCAGGAGTCTGAAAAGAGTTCGGATGAGGATGTTGAGGAGCCCAGGACTCAAAAGCACCCTTATCAAAATGGAATGAAGATGGATGCTAAAGAGCTGAAGAGGAATAAAGCACTATCAGAAAGCCAAGAACACACTCAGCAAGTTACCCCCAAAAAAACCTCAGTCACAGATGCATTAACGTCAACCACCCAGGACTCAGAGGAGCCCAGTGATGTTTCAGAAAAATCTGTTGCTCACAGGAAGAGGATCAAATCAGAAGACAAAGAGAATCAAAGTGAGGGCGAAGAGAGAAGGTCACTCAGAAACAGAAAGTGTGTGTCCAGCGCTCGCAAAAAGAAGCTTGATGTAAGGTCGGATGCCTCCAGTTCGGAAAGTGAAGAGAAGGTAGACCGAAGACGGAGGAAAAAGGAAGATACTTCCTCTGATGAATGGCAAAAGAGCGACGCATCAGAAGAAGACAATAAGGCGCATCTGAGGAGGAAGCCTTGCCTTACAGTTGCATCCAAAGGAATCTCTCTTAGAGTTCTTCCCAAGAAGAGCTACATTCTGGAGGACTCGGATGAAGAATTCAGTCCGAAGATGGAGATTCAATCGAAGAATGGAAAGAGCAAGGAGAGGGCCAACACCCGGGCAAGAAAACCATCAGGTGGTAACTCCAAAAGAAAACGTGGTGGCTCCTCGGAGTCTGAAGACACAGACAACAAAAGTAGTAGGACCAGTGATGGAAATGAGTGCAGGACGCCTCAAAGAAAGCATGTAAAACTCTACAAGCCCTCGAAGGGCTCAACAGACTCTGAGAGTGACTCTGAAACTAGGTGCAAAACGGTGAATGGTCGGGAGCAATGGTCTCAGGAGAAGCTTCCCAAAGCGACCCGGCAACGACGGAAGCAAAGTGAAAGTGAGGAAGGAAGCAATGACGGTGCCAGCGGTGATGACGGAAGCCACTCTGAGAGTGAAGAGTCTGGGGAGTCTGCATCAGACACCAGCTCAGGTTCACAGAACAGTCCAAAGAGAAGGCTAAGAAATCATGACAGAGGAACGGCACGCTCCAGGAAACTTCAGAGGGGTGTTTCCGATGAGGATAGCGACGTGTCATATGGGAAACCTCGAAGAGCCACGCGCATCCAGACCAGAAACCGAGGAAAGCGGACTGTGAATTACCAAGACAGCGAGTGA